One part of the Fusobacterium pseudoperiodonticum genome encodes these proteins:
- a CDS encoding toxin-antitoxin system YwqK family antitoxin: MKIYEFENLLDNGITTFEFEITKDVNYFFDKKEIEDLIKRIKRDEEIANRYLTGDLKIERFEILKMYRLKYGTYEGLEKYIKLKTDAKKLKISDVMTVWSIGTGILLSKNAKDYIEKKYSEYFKYIEVFYKDIPLYIVTELTKFELSSVEDTYKNKILDFKKISGNNPIFAANYWVITKESSGSFYCLEEFKDYIEASDLKNYIFNEIQDSNTFIPEPEPEIEEIEEKEYYENGNLKYEGLTRLGLRVKEWKFYYENGKLQFIGDYKYGEQDGFWKIYYENGNIKNIANYDYGKLVGLVRNYEEDGKFSSTTYYEEGSNLTKWQFFYKDGKSIKKEGMAYDMGEEAKKRWIATGEWKYYSKAGKLQKIETYENGEIIRVEKFK; the protein is encoded by the coding sequence ATGAAAATATATGAATTTGAAAATCTTCTAGACAATGGAATAACAACTTTTGAATTTGAAATTACAAAAGATGTAAATTATTTTTTTGATAAAAAAGAAATAGAAGATTTAATAAAAAGAATAAAGCGTGATGAAGAAATAGCAAATAGATATTTAACAGGAGATTTGAAAATAGAAAGATTTGAAATTTTAAAAATGTATAGGTTAAAATACGGAACATATGAAGGATTAGAAAAATATATTAAACTTAAAACGGATGCTAAAAAACTTAAAATATCAGATGTCATGACAGTTTGGAGTATAGGAACAGGAATTTTACTATCAAAAAATGCAAAAGATTATATTGAAAAAAAATATTCAGAGTATTTTAAATATATAGAGGTTTTCTACAAAGATATCCCTCTGTACATAGTAACTGAATTAACAAAATTTGAACTTTCTTCTGTTGAAGATACTTATAAAAATAAAATTTTAGATTTTAAAAAAATAAGTGGAAATAATCCAATTTTTGCAGCAAATTATTGGGTAATAACTAAAGAATCTTCTGGAAGTTTCTATTGTTTAGAAGAATTTAAAGATTATATAGAGGCAAGTGATTTAAAAAACTATATTTTTAATGAAATACAAGATAGTAATACCTTTATTCCAGAACCAGAACCTGAAATAGAAGAAATAGAAGAAAAAGAATATTATGAAAATGGAAACTTAAAGTATGAAGGACTAACTAGATTAGGTCTTAGAGTAAAAGAATGGAAATTTTATTATGAGAATGGAAAACTTCAATTTATAGGAGATTATAAATATGGAGAACAAGATGGATTTTGGAAAATTTATTATGAGAATGGAAATATAAAGAATATAGCTAATTATGATTATGGAAAATTAGTAGGACTTGTAAGAAACTATGAAGAAGATGGCAAATTTTCATCAACTACTTATTATGAAGAAGGCTCTAATTTAACAAAATGGCAATTTTTTTATAAAGATGGTAAAAGTATAAAAAAAGAAGGAATGGCTTATGATATGGGAGAAGAGGCTAAAAAAAGATGGATAGCAACAGGTGAATGGAAATATTATAGTAAAGCAGGTAAACTTCAAAAAATAGAAACTTATGAAAATGGAGAAATAATAAGAGTAGAGAAATTTAAATAA
- a CDS encoding type II toxin-antitoxin system Phd/YefM family antitoxin, which translates to MLAINYTTLRTNLKSYFDKAVDNDEDIIITRKNERNVVLLSLDKYNEFLKAMRNLEYMTKIREGIAELEAGKGEIHDLIEVDDE; encoded by the coding sequence ATGTTAGCAATTAATTATACAACTTTGAGAACCAATTTAAAAAGCTATTTTGATAAAGCAGTTGATAACGATGAAGATATTATTATAACAAGAAAAAATGAGAGAAATGTTGTTCTATTAAGTCTTGATAAATATAATGAGTTTTTAAAAGCTATGAGGAATCTTGAATATATGACAAAAATAAGAGAAGGAATAGCTGAATTAGAAGCAGGAAAAGGAGAAATTCATGATTTAATAGAGGTTGATGATGAATAA
- a CDS encoding Txe/YoeB family addiction module toxin, which translates to MNNLVWTHKAWQDYLYWQTQDKKTLKKINELVKDIERNGALKGIGKPEVLKNESAYSRRIDEKNRLVYRIVDGFIWIIACKGHYEE; encoded by the coding sequence ATGAATAATTTGGTATGGACGCATAAGGCTTGGCAAGATTACTTATATTGGCAAACTCAAGATAAAAAAACTTTGAAAAAGATAAATGAATTAGTCAAAGATATTGAAAGAAATGGAGCTTTAAAAGGAATAGGCAAGCCAGAAGTATTAAAAAATGAAAGTGCATACAGTAGAAGAATTGATGAAAAAAATAGACTGGTTTATAGAATTGTAGATGGCTTTATATGGATAATTGCTTGTAAAGGTCATTATGAGGAATAG
- a CDS encoding GNAT family N-acetyltransferase has protein sequence MEIKIREIEVEDYKELLDFMKKVKGETNFLRGYPNEIKMSYEDEKEYIKKVKSSETSNHFVAIKGNKIIGCTSFNGNTARKMKHYGTIGISVLKEYWGRGIATTLLEKLISWSKEKGIKKINLDVFENNERAIKLYEKFGFKLEGCIEDGIFDGENYTNLLVYGLKI, from the coding sequence ATGGAAATAAAAATAAGAGAAATAGAAGTAGAAGACTATAAAGAGCTTTTGGATTTTATGAAGAAAGTGAAAGGAGAAACCAATTTTTTACGTGGTTATCCTAATGAAATAAAAATGAGTTATGAAGATGAAAAAGAATACATAAAAAAAGTAAAATCTTCTGAAACAAGTAATCATTTTGTAGCAATAAAAGGTAATAAAATAATAGGTTGTACTAGTTTTAATGGAAATACAGCAAGAAAAATGAAGCACTATGGAACTATTGGAATTTCTGTTTTAAAAGAATATTGGGGTAGAGGAATAGCAACAACATTATTAGAAAAATTAATAAGTTGGTCTAAGGAAAAAGGGATAAAAAAGATTAATTTAGATGTTTTTGAAAATAATGAAAGAGCAATAAAATTATATGAAAAGTTTGGTTTTAAATTAGAGGGTTGTATAGAAGATGGAATTTTTGATGGGGAAAATTATACAAATTTACTGGTGTATGGATTAAAAATATGA
- a CDS encoding GNAT family N-acetyltransferase: MSRFKLRNMREDDIEIIYKNLHLDFVNKYFKNNKEKKKIHDNHSEWYKTHISSFDYLIYIFEDEKANFVAMTSYEILEDTAKINIYLNKDYRNKGYSQEILSESIDKFLNDNKNIKTLKACILEENLASKKIFENLSFIYDKKEICRDELEYLIYRKIVRY, from the coding sequence TTGTCTAGATTTAAATTAAGAAACATGAGAGAAGATGACATTGAGATTATTTACAAAAATTTACATTTAGATTTTGTAAATAAATACTTTAAAAATAATAAAGAAAAGAAAAAGATACATGATAATCATAGTGAATGGTATAAAACTCATATATCTTCTTTTGATTACTTAATTTATATTTTTGAAGATGAAAAAGCTAATTTTGTGGCAATGACAAGTTATGAAATTTTAGAAGATACAGCTAAAATAAATATCTATTTGAATAAAGACTATAGAAATAAAGGATACTCACAAGAAATATTATCTGAAAGCATAGATAAATTTTTAAATGATAATAAAAATATAAAAACTTTAAAGGCATGTATATTAGAAGAAAATCTTGCTTCAAAAAAAATTTTTGAAAATTTATCTTTTATATATGATAAAAAAGAAATTTGTAGAGATGAACTAGAATACCTAATATATAGAAAAATAGTTCGTTACTAA
- the nth gene encoding endonuclease III, producing the protein MTKKEKVKKILEELHKKFGEPKCALNFETPFELLVAVILSAQCTDKRVNIVTEEMFKEVNTPEQFANMEIEEIENYIKSTGFFRNKAKNIKKCSQQLLEKYNGEIPQDMDKLTELAGVGRKTANVVRGEVWGLADGITVDTHVKRITNLIGLVKSEDPIKIEQELMKIVPKKSWIVFSHYLILHGRATCIARRPQCKNCEISDCCNYGKIKLLKKN; encoded by the coding sequence ATGACAAAAAAAGAAAAGGTAAAAAAGATATTGGAGGAACTCCATAAAAAATTTGGTGAGCCTAAGTGTGCATTAAATTTTGAAACTCCTTTTGAACTTTTGGTGGCGGTTATACTTTCTGCTCAATGTACAGATAAGAGAGTAAACATTGTTACAGAAGAAATGTTCAAAGAAGTAAACACTCCTGAGCAATTTGCCAATATGGAAATAGAAGAAATTGAAAACTATATAAAGAGTACAGGATTTTTTAGAAATAAAGCTAAGAATATAAAAAAATGTAGTCAACAGTTATTAGAAAAATACAATGGAGAAATCCCACAAGATATGGATAAACTTACAGAACTTGCTGGAGTTGGAAGAAAAACAGCCAATGTTGTCAGAGGTGAAGTTTGGGGACTTGCAGATGGAATAACTGTAGATACTCATGTAAAAAGAATTACAAATCTAATAGGTTTAGTTAAAAGTGAAGATCCTATTAAAATAGAACAAGAGCTTATGAAAATTGTTCCTAAAAAATCTTGGATAGTATTTTCTCACTATTTAATTTTACATGGAAGAGCAACTTGTATTGCAAGAAGACCACAGTGTAAAAATTGTGAAATTTCTGACTGTTGCAACTATGGTAAAATAAAATTATTGAAAAAGAACTAA
- the nifS gene encoding cysteine desulfurase NifS produces the protein MKVYLDNNATTKVDEEVVKAMVPYFSDYYGNPFSLHLFGNETGLAVTEARQTIADILKAKPSEIIFTASGSEGDNLAIRGIAKAYKHRGKHIITSTIEHPAVRNTFIDLMEDGFEVTMVPVDENGVMILDEFKKALREDTILVSVMHANNEVGSFQPVEEIGKITRERKIIFHVDAVQTMGKVEIYPEKMGIDLLSFSGHKFHAPKGIGVLYKRDGIRFAKVITGGNQEGKRRPGTSNVPYIVGLAKALKIATENMKEEWVREETLRDYFEDEVSKRIPEIKINGKGARRLPGTSSITFKYLEGESMLLNLSLKGIAVSSGSACSSDSLQPSHVLLAMGVPAEYAHGTLRFSLSKYTTKEEIDYTIEALVEIIGKLRELSPLWKTFKDNKLTDTASF, from the coding sequence ATGAAAGTTTATTTAGATAACAATGCAACTACAAAGGTTGATGAAGAAGTAGTAAAGGCTATGGTGCCATATTTTTCAGACTATTATGGAAATCCATTCAGTCTACATTTATTTGGAAATGAAACAGGGCTTGCAGTAACAGAAGCAAGACAAACTATTGCTGATATTCTAAAAGCAAAACCTAGTGAAATAATATTCACAGCTTCAGGAAGTGAAGGCGATAACCTAGCAATAAGAGGAATAGCTAAAGCATATAAACACAGAGGAAAACATATTATAACATCTACAATAGAACACCCAGCAGTAAGGAACACTTTCATAGATTTAATGGAGGATGGTTTTGAAGTTACTATGGTGCCTGTTGATGAAAATGGTGTTATGATCTTAGATGAATTCAAAAAAGCATTGAGAGAAGATACTATTCTTGTTAGTGTAATGCATGCAAATAACGAAGTTGGGTCATTCCAACCAGTTGAAGAAATTGGAAAAATTACAAGAGAAAGAAAAATAATATTCCATGTTGATGCAGTTCAAACAATGGGAAAAGTTGAAATATATCCTGAAAAAATGGGAATAGATTTATTATCATTTTCAGGGCACAAATTCCATGCACCAAAGGGAATAGGAGTTCTATATAAGAGAGATGGTATTCGTTTTGCTAAAGTTATCACAGGTGGTAACCAAGAAGGAAAAAGAAGACCAGGAACATCAAATGTACCATATATAGTTGGATTAGCTAAAGCATTAAAAATAGCTACTGAAAACATGAAAGAAGAATGGGTAAGAGAAGAAACTTTAAGAGATTATTTTGAAGATGAAGTTTCGAAAAGAATACCTGAAATTAAAATAAATGGAAAAGGTGCAAGAAGATTACCAGGAACATCAAGCATTACTTTTAAATACTTAGAAGGAGAATCAATGCTTTTAAATCTAAGTTTAAAAGGAATAGCAGTAAGTTCAGGTTCAGCTTGTTCATCTGACAGTTTACAACCTTCTCATGTATTACTAGCTATGGGAGTACCTGCTGAATATGCACATGGAACTTTAAGATTTTCTTTAAGTAAATACACTACTAAAGAAGAAATAGATTATACTATTGAAGCTTTAGTTGAAATAATAGGTAAATTAAGAGAGTTATCTCCATTATGGAAAACTTTCAAAGATAATAAGTTAACTGATACAGCAAGTTTTTAA
- the nifU gene encoding Fe-S cluster assembly scaffold protein NifU: protein MQYTEKVMQHFMNPHNVGVIENPDGYGKVGNPSCGDIMEIFIKVDNNILTDVKFRTFGCASAIASSSISTEMIIGKTVDEALQVTNKAVVDALGGLPAVKMHCSVLAEEAIKMAIEDYISKRDGKKAE from the coding sequence ATGCAATATACAGAAAAAGTTATGCAACACTTTATGAATCCTCACAATGTAGGTGTAATAGAAAATCCAGATGGATATGGAAAAGTTGGAAATCCATCTTGTGGAGATATAATGGAAATTTTTATAAAAGTTGATAATAATATTTTAACAGATGTTAAATTTAGAACTTTCGGTTGTGCTTCAGCTATAGCAAGTTCTTCAATTTCAACAGAAATGATCATAGGAAAAACTGTTGATGAAGCATTACAAGTAACAAATAAAGCAGTTGTTGATGCTTTAGGTGGATTACCTGCAGTTAAAATGCACTGTTCTGTTCTAGCAGAAGAAGCTATTAAAATGGCAATAGAAGATTATATCTCAAAAAGAGATGGAAAAAAAGCTGAATAA
- a CDS encoding D-alanyl-D-alanine carboxypeptidase family protein, with the protein MFKRFKNLFLVMAILGLIFTTSYSGPVKEIQSIEEYSAQVLGDEEEDAEDTSQTIVMPKVKKVEKKEDVKKEVEVKKEEIKEEVKKETKKEAVKEEPKKKEEVKKEPEVKAVKEEVKKPEKIEIKEVKKVEEEKKTEPKNLALEEPENPEKDKQKYEMITYYSKDGVEWVLPDNFRAVLVGDLNGNVIFSKNADTMYPLASVTKVMSLLVTFDEINAGNISLNDSVRISKTPLKYGGSGIALKEGQIFVLEDLIKASAVYSANNATYAIAEYVGEGSIFNFVAKMNKKLKQLGLQNDIKYHTPAGLPTRNTKMPMDEGTPRGIYKLSIEALKYHKYIEIAGIKNTKIYNGKISIRNRNHLIGEDGVYGIKTGFHKEAKYNITVAVKFEGIDLIIVVMGGETYKTRDDLVRTIIANLKENYTVRNGQLIRK; encoded by the coding sequence ATGTTTAAAAGATTTAAAAATTTGTTTTTAGTTATGGCAATTTTGGGACTTATATTTACAACTTCATATTCTGGTCCAGTTAAGGAGATTCAGTCAATAGAAGAGTATTCAGCTCAAGTTTTAGGAGATGAAGAAGAAGATGCTGAGGATACAAGTCAAACAATAGTAATGCCCAAGGTTAAAAAGGTAGAAAAGAAAGAAGATGTAAAAAAAGAAGTCGAAGTAAAAAAAGAAGAAATCAAGGAAGAAGTAAAGAAAGAAACAAAAAAAGAGGCTGTTAAGGAAGAGCCTAAAAAGAAAGAAGAAGTAAAAAAAGAGCCTGAAGTTAAGGCTGTTAAAGAAGAAGTAAAGAAACCTGAGAAAATAGAAATTAAAGAAGTTAAAAAAGTAGAAGAAGAAAAGAAAACAGAACCTAAAAATTTAGCTCTTGAAGAACCAGAAAATCCAGAAAAAGATAAACAAAAATATGAAATGATCACATATTATTCAAAAGATGGAGTTGAATGGGTACTTCCAGATAACTTTAGGGCAGTTTTAGTTGGAGATTTAAATGGAAATGTAATATTCTCAAAGAATGCTGACACTATGTATCCACTTGCATCAGTGACAAAAGTAATGTCACTATTGGTTACTTTTGATGAAATCAATGCAGGAAATATCAGTTTAAATGATAGTGTAAGAATAAGTAAAACTCCTTTAAAATATGGAGGTAGTGGTATAGCTTTAAAAGAAGGACAAATCTTCGTATTGGAAGACTTAATAAAGGCTTCAGCAGTTTATTCAGCAAACAACGCAACTTATGCGATAGCTGAATATGTAGGTGAAGGAAGTATATTCAATTTTGTGGCTAAGATGAATAAAAAGTTAAAACAACTTGGTCTACAAAATGATATTAAATATCATACACCTGCTGGTTTACCAACAAGAAATACTAAGATGCCTATGGACGAAGGAACTCCAAGAGGAATCTATAAACTATCTATAGAAGCATTAAAATATCATAAATATATTGAAATAGCTGGAATAAAAAATACAAAGATATACAATGGTAAGATTTCTATAAGAAACAGAAACCATTTAATAGGTGAAGATGGAGTTTATGGAATAAAAACTGGATTCCATAAGGAAGCGAAATATAATATAACAGTAGCAGTTAAGTTTGAAGGTATAGATTTAATTATAGTTGTTATGGGTGGAGAAACATATAAAACTAGAGATGATTTAGTAAGAACTATAATAGCTAATTTAAAAGAAAATTATACAGTAAGAAATGGTCAATTAATAAGAAAATAA
- a CDS encoding carboxypeptidase M32 — protein sequence MREKFRELVKRKNRIHANLELIQWDLETKTPLKSRPYLSELVGELSMQDYALSTSDEFVNLVEELNKQKETLTEIEKREIELSMEEIEKKKKIPADEYEDYARLTSYNQTVWEEAKAKKDFSIVKEGLKKIFDYNKKFATYRRKDEKTLYDVLLNDYEKGMDTERLDVFFSELKKEIVPFLKKIQEKKKTIKEVDKISVPVDEDVQLKFAKFLSSYVGFDFEKGLVETSEHPFTLNLNKNDVRLTTKNKKDSPMSTVFSIIHESGHGIYEQQTGDELIDTLLGTGGSMGLHESQSRFMENIVGENKAFWKPLYSKAGEFYPFLKDLEFEEFYKQINRIEPGLIRVEADELTYSLHIMLRYEIEKMLINGEVNIDDLPKIWNEKVKEYLGLEPKNDSEGLMQDIHWYCGLIGYFPSYAIGNAYASQIYNAMKKDFDVEKALENQDLKKITDWLGEKIHKYGLLKDTPTIIKEVTGEELNPKYYIEYLKEKYSKIYEI from the coding sequence ATGAGAGAAAAATTTAGAGAATTGGTAAAAAGAAAAAATAGAATACATGCTAACTTAGAGCTTATTCAATGGGATTTAGAAACAAAGACTCCATTAAAGTCTAGACCTTATTTATCTGAATTGGTTGGAGAATTAAGTATGCAAGACTATGCTCTATCTACTTCAGATGAATTTGTAAATTTAGTGGAAGAATTAAATAAGCAAAAAGAAACTTTAACAGAAATAGAAAAAAGAGAAATAGAATTATCTATGGAAGAAATTGAAAAGAAAAAGAAAATTCCTGCTGATGAATATGAAGATTATGCAAGATTAACAAGCTATAATCAAACAGTTTGGGAAGAAGCTAAGGCTAAAAAAGATTTTTCAATAGTAAAAGAAGGATTAAAAAAGATATTCGATTACAATAAAAAATTTGCTACATACAGAAGAAAAGATGAAAAAACTCTTTATGATGTCTTACTAAATGATTATGAAAAAGGTATGGATACTGAAAGATTAGATGTATTTTTCAGTGAATTAAAGAAGGAAATAGTTCCTTTCTTAAAGAAAATCCAAGAAAAGAAAAAGACTATAAAAGAAGTAGATAAAATAAGTGTTCCTGTTGATGAAGATGTGCAACTTAAATTTGCAAAATTTTTATCAAGTTATGTAGGTTTTGATTTTGAAAAAGGTCTTGTTGAAACAAGTGAACACCCATTTACTTTAAACTTAAATAAAAATGATGTGAGACTTACAACAAAAAATAAAAAAGATAGTCCTATGTCTACTGTATTTTCAATAATCCATGAATCAGGACATGGTATCTATGAACAACAAACAGGAGATGAATTAATAGATACTTTACTTGGTACAGGTGGAAGTATGGGACTTCATGAATCTCAATCAAGATTTATGGAAAACATAGTTGGAGAAAATAAAGCTTTCTGGAAACCTTTATATAGTAAGGCAGGGGAATTTTATCCTTTCTTAAAAGATTTAGAATTTGAAGAATTCTATAAACAAATAAATAGAATTGAACCTGGACTTATAAGAGTTGAAGCAGATGAGTTAACATATTCTTTACATATTATGTTGAGATATGAAATAGAAAAAATGTTAATAAATGGTGAAGTTAATATAGACGATTTACCAAAGATTTGGAATGAAAAAGTGAAGGAATATTTAGGCTTAGAGCCTAAAAATGATTCTGAAGGACTTATGCAAGATATACACTGGTATTGTGGATTAATTGGATATTTCCCTTCTTATGCAATAGGAAATGCCTATGCTTCACAAATATATAATGCTATGAAAAAAGATTTTGATGTAGAAAAAGCTCTAGAAAATCAAGATTTGAAAAAGATAACTGATTGGTTAGGAGAAAAAATTCATAAATATGGTCTGTTAAAAGATACTCCTACTATTATAAAAGAAGTTACAGGGGAAGAATTAAATCCTAAATACTATATTGAGTACTTAAAGGAAAAATATAGTAAAATATATGAAATATAA